From Suricata suricatta isolate VVHF042 chromosome 1, meerkat_22Aug2017_6uvM2_HiC, whole genome shotgun sequence, a single genomic window includes:
- the PYURF gene encoding protein preY, mitochondrial, with protein sequence MLSGARAWLLASALRGTRALPSAVARRCLHASGSRRSADKSEKTGNPPRAFDPALLEFLVCPLSKKPLRFEASTNELINEELGIAYPIIDGIPNMIPQAARMTHQNKKQEEMEQH encoded by the exons ATGCTGAGCGGAGCGCGCGCCTGGCTCCTCGCCTCAGCGCTGAGGGGTACGCGCGCGCTGCCGTCCGCGGTCGCCCGTAGGTGCCTTCACGCGTCTGGCTCGCGGCGGTCGGCAGATAAGAGCGAGAAGACGGGAAACCCGCCCCGCGCCTTTGACCCTGCGCTGCTCGAGTTCCTGGTGTGCCCGCTCTCCAAGAAGCCGCTTAG ATTTGAAGCATCGACAAATGAATTGATCAATGAAGAATTGGGAATAGCCTATCCAATTATTGATGGGATTCCTAATATGATACCACAGGCAGCTAGGATGACACATCAAAAtaagaagcaagaagaaatggAGCAGCATTAG
- the PIGY gene encoding phosphatidylinositol N-acetylglucosaminyltransferase subunit Y has product MFLSLPTLTVLIPLVSLAGLFYSASVDENFPKGCTSTASLCFYSLLLPVTIPVYVFFHLWTWMGIKLFRHN; this is encoded by the coding sequence atgtttctgtctcttcctaCGTTGACTGTccttattccattggtctctttAGCAGGACTGTTCTACTCGGCCTCTGTGGACGAAAACTTCCCAAAGGGCTGCACTAGCACAGCCAGCCTGTGCTTTTACAGTCTGCTCCTGCCCGTTACCATACCAGTCTATGTGTTCTTCCACCTTTGGACTTGGATGGGGATTAAACTCTTCAGGCATAATTAA